In Erigeron canadensis isolate Cc75 chromosome 1, C_canadensis_v1, whole genome shotgun sequence, a single window of DNA contains:
- the LOC122587153 gene encoding GMP synthase [glutamine-hydrolyzing]-like, which produces MELLRHFLVDICGVPTNWKVETLMEDEIEVIKSMVGPDDHVICALSGGVDSTVAATIVHKAIGDRLHCIFVDNGLLRYKEQERVTGTFKRDLHLPVTCVDASVQFLGELKGVVDPEKKRKIIGKEFISIFDAFAHDLEKTLGTKPTYLVQGTLYSGCISVILFLNSI; this is translated from the exons ATGGAATTGTTGCGCCATTTTCTTGTTGATATATGTGGTGTCCCCACTAATTGGAAGGTGGAAACTCTAATGGAGGATGAAATAGAAGTGATCAAAAGTATGGTTGGCCCTGATGATCATGTCATATGTGCATTATCTGGAGGTGTAGACTCTACTGTTGCAGCCACGATAGTTCACAAGGCCATTGGGGATAGGCTGCACTGTATTTTTGTTGACAATGGTTTGTTGCG ATACAAGGAGCAGGAACGGGTAACGGGAACTTTCAAAAGAGATCTTCATCTGCCTGTTACTTGTGTTGATGCTTCGGTGCAATTTCTTGGGGAACTGAAAGGTGTCGTAGATCCCGAGAAGAAGAGGAAAATAATTGGGAAGGAGTTTATATCAATTTTCGATGCATTTGCTCATGATTTAGAGAAAACATTGGGAACGAAACCTACTTATTTGGTACAAGGAACTCTGTATTCTGGTTGTATTTctgtcattttatttttaaattcgatATAA
- the LOC122605950 gene encoding kinesin-like protein KIN-14J isoform X1 — MSTHPNGYGSANRSDGLNNVNGGGYEHTENTRVMVEGGLPAAKVPEMTILNNLQNASSQSLFHIVHKILDDSIENRKEDVPDRVACLLKKLVQMIEQRISVRAEEFKKQNNLYKAREEKYQLKLRVFKTLVTGMKEENEVVLNQLQHIKAEKTMVEEKKRLEDKELVALRKVNEKCNLEISELRQELEVTKDTYQKRCQELETHAMDIKSELQKKTEDLENLLADSRKKVKELEKFTESKFQRWKKKERGYRNFMDFQSGSLKELRMGSESIKQEVMKTQQIYSEEINQFGIKIQGLVDAAKNYHTVLTENRKLYNEVQDLKGNIRVYCRIRPFLKGQSQKQTTIEYIGDNGELVVTNPSKIVKESHRLFKFNKVFSPAATQEDVFVDTQPLIRSVLDGYNVCIFAYGQTGSGKTYTMTGPNVSSPEDWGVNYRALNDLFHLSQIRRSSFDYEIGVQMVEIYNEQVRDLLSSTSVQKRLGIWNSTQPNGLAVPDASMHPVTSTADVLELMNVGLMNRAVGATALNERSSRSHSVLTVHVRGLDLETNGVLRGNLHLVDLAGSERVDRSEATGDRLREAQHINKSLSALGDVIFALAQKSQHVPYRNSKLTQVLQSSLGGQAKTLMFVQLNPDVESFSETISTLKFAERVSGVELGAARSNKEGRGVRELMEQVTHLKDALTKKDEELSRLRVLKPSSSGEKGSPRNSSCSPRRLSIGESHNRIQPRDKNAVLGPKAASDMDNCSELSDKQSEASSQRSTDEFRHHKDFFTQSSLVAADGSLGLPENGIQNLNDDFEILGLGDEDSEERLSDISDGVLSMGTETDGSLSSIVELTLFPETRKAPVEHKQKPSVPSKVPRPPQKAAFSSQKLVQTGSSSQRQGLATTSQRGLATPSRPSLTKGVTRTASTPSLKKSTSGSSSLKSGARQ; from the exons ATGAGTACGCACCCAAACGGATATGGGAGTGCAAACAGGTCAGATGgtttaaacaatgttaatggtggtGGTTATGAACATACAGAAAACACCAGAGTTATGGTCGAAG GAGGTCTTCCTGCTGCTAAAGTGCCAGAAATGACTATACTAAACAATTTACAG AATGCATCTTCTCAGTCGCTCTTTCATATTGTACATAAGATTCTCGATGACAGCATTGAGAACAGGAAAGAGGATGTACCAGAT AGAGTTGCCTGTCTGCTGAAAAAGCTCGTTCAAATGATCGAGCAACGGATTTCAGTACGAGCAGAAGAGTTCAAGAAG CAAAACAATCTGTACAAGGCTCGTGAGGAAAAGTATCAATTAAAACTGAGAGTGTTTAAAACTCTTGTCACTGGGATGAAGGAAGAAAATGAG GTTGTTTTGAATCAGCTCCAGCACATAAAG GCTGAGAAGACTATGGTGGAGGAGAAAAAACGGCTTGAAGATAAGGAATTAGTTGCATTGAGGAAAGTGAATGAGAAATGTAATCTAGAAATTTCAGAATTAAGACAGGAGTTGGAAGTCACAAAGGATACATATCAGAAGCGTTGTCAAGAGCTTGAAACACATGCTATGGACATTAAATCTGAGCTACAGAAGAAGACGGAGGATCTTGAGAATCTACTCGCTGATTCGAGGAAGAAGGTAAAAGAACTTGAAAAGTTTACAGAATCTAAGTTCCAAAGATGGAAGAAGAAAGAACGTGGCTACAGGAACTTTATGGATTTTCAGTCCGGATCTCTAAAG GAATTAAGAATGGGGTCTGAGTCTATTAAGCAAGAAGTAATGAAGACTCAACAGATCTATTCTGAGGAAATTAACCAGTTTG GAATAAAGATTCAGGGGCTTGTAGATGCCGCGAAAAATTATCACACAGTTCTAACAGAGAACCGGAAATTGTACAATGAAGTTCAGGATTTGAAAG GGAATATCAGAGTCTATTGTAGGATAAGGCCATTCCTAAAAGGTCAGAGTCAAAAGCAGACAACCATAGAGTATATTGGTGATAATGGCGAATTGGTTGTTACAAACCCCTCGAAAATAGTCAAAGAAAGCCACCGACTTTTCAAATTCAATAAAGTGTTTAGCCCTGCTGCAACACAAG AGGATGTGTTTGTTGACACTCAACCACTTATTCGGTCAGTGTTAGATGGATATAATGTGTGCATATTTGCATATGGTCAAACAGGCTCCGGGAAGACATATACTATG aCGGGTCCTAATGTATCATCTCCAGAGGACTGGGGGGTCAACTATCGAGCCTTAAATGATTTGTTTCATCTTTCTCAAATCAGAAGAAGCTCGTTTGACTATGAAATTGGCGTGCAGATGGTTGAGATCTATAATGAGCAAGTTCGTGATTTATTATCAAGCACCAGTGTTCAAAAAAG ACTTGGGATATGGAATTCTACCCAGCCGAATGGGTTAGCTGTCCCTGATGCTAGCATGCACCCTGTTACATCAACTGCAGATGTCCTGGAGTTAATGAATGTTGGGTTAATGAACCGTGCCGTAGGTGCCACTGCATTGAACGAAAGGAGCAGCCGGTCTCACag TGTCCTGACCGTTCACGTTCGTGGATTGGATCTTGAAACAAATGGTGTTTTGCGTGGTAACTTACATTTGGTCGATCTAGCGGGGAGTGAGCGAGTAGATCGATCTGAGGCAACCGGGGATAGATTACGAGAAGCTCAACATATTAACAAGTCTTTATCTGCTCTTGGAGATGTTATCTTTGCACTTGCACAGAAGAGTCAACATGTGCCATACCGAAATAGTAAACTTACTCAAGTTTTGCAAAGTTCTTTAG GGGGTCAAGCGAAGACTCTTATGTTTGTACAACTCAATCCAGACGTGGAATCTTTCTCTGAAACTATAAGTACCCTGAAATTTGCTGAACGTGTGTCTGGTGTTGAGTTAGGTGCAGCCCGTAGCAATAAAGAGGGGAGAGGTGTTCGAGAGCTAATGGAACAG GTGACTCATCTAAAAGATGCATTGACCAAAAAGGATGAGGAATTATCGCGGTTAAGGGTCTTAAAACCAAGTTCAAGTGGTGAGAAGGGGTCGCCCAGGAATAGCTCTTGCTCTCCAAGAAGGCTTTCGATTGGGGAATCACATAACAGAATTCAACCACGGGATAAAAACGCAGTACTTGGTCCAAAAGCAGCTTCTGATATGGATAATTGTTCAGAGTTGAGTGATAAGCAATCTGAAGCGAGTTCTCAACGGTCAACAGATGAGTTTAGACATCATAAAGATTTCTTCACCCAATCAAGCCTTGTTGCAGCAGATGGCAGTCTAGGTTTGCCTGAAAATGGCATTCAAAATcttaatgatgattttgagatCTTGGGATTAGGGGATGAGGATTCTGAAGAGAGGTTAAGTGATATATCTGATGGTGTCCTCTCTATGGGAACAGAGACCGATGGTTCACTAAGTAGCATTGTTGAGTTGACTCTTTTCCCGGAAACAAGAAAAGCACCCGTTGAGCATAAGCAGAA GCCTAGTGTACCTTCTAAAGTTCCCAGACCCCCACAAAAAGCCGCGTTTTCTTCACAAAAACTAGTGCAGACAGGTTCGTCTTCACAGAGGCAGGGACTAGCCACAACTTCACAACGAGGGCTGGCCACACCTTCTCGGCCTTCACTAACCAAGGGTGTCACGCGCACTGCATCAA CACCGAGTCTCAAAAAGTCAACCTCTGGAAGTTCTTCACTTAAATCTGGTGCACGACAGTGA
- the LOC122605950 gene encoding kinesin-like protein KIN-14J isoform X2, protein MTILNNLQNASSQSLFHIVHKILDDSIENRKEDVPDRVACLLKKLVQMIEQRISVRAEEFKKQNNLYKAREEKYQLKLRVFKTLVTGMKEENEVVLNQLQHIKAEKTMVEEKKRLEDKELVALRKVNEKCNLEISELRQELEVTKDTYQKRCQELETHAMDIKSELQKKTEDLENLLADSRKKVKELEKFTESKFQRWKKKERGYRNFMDFQSGSLKELRMGSESIKQEVMKTQQIYSEEINQFGIKIQGLVDAAKNYHTVLTENRKLYNEVQDLKGNIRVYCRIRPFLKGQSQKQTTIEYIGDNGELVVTNPSKIVKESHRLFKFNKVFSPAATQEDVFVDTQPLIRSVLDGYNVCIFAYGQTGSGKTYTMTGPNVSSPEDWGVNYRALNDLFHLSQIRRSSFDYEIGVQMVEIYNEQVRDLLSSTSVQKRLGIWNSTQPNGLAVPDASMHPVTSTADVLELMNVGLMNRAVGATALNERSSRSHSVLTVHVRGLDLETNGVLRGNLHLVDLAGSERVDRSEATGDRLREAQHINKSLSALGDVIFALAQKSQHVPYRNSKLTQVLQSSLGGQAKTLMFVQLNPDVESFSETISTLKFAERVSGVELGAARSNKEGRGVRELMEQVTHLKDALTKKDEELSRLRVLKPSSSGEKGSPRNSSCSPRRLSIGESHNRIQPRDKNAVLGPKAASDMDNCSELSDKQSEASSQRSTDEFRHHKDFFTQSSLVAADGSLGLPENGIQNLNDDFEILGLGDEDSEERLSDISDGVLSMGTETDGSLSSIVELTLFPETRKAPVEHKQKPSVPSKVPRPPQKAAFSSQKLVQTGSSSQRQGLATTSQRGLATPSRPSLTKGVTRTASTPSLKKSTSGSSSLKSGARQ, encoded by the exons ATGACTATACTAAACAATTTACAG AATGCATCTTCTCAGTCGCTCTTTCATATTGTACATAAGATTCTCGATGACAGCATTGAGAACAGGAAAGAGGATGTACCAGAT AGAGTTGCCTGTCTGCTGAAAAAGCTCGTTCAAATGATCGAGCAACGGATTTCAGTACGAGCAGAAGAGTTCAAGAAG CAAAACAATCTGTACAAGGCTCGTGAGGAAAAGTATCAATTAAAACTGAGAGTGTTTAAAACTCTTGTCACTGGGATGAAGGAAGAAAATGAG GTTGTTTTGAATCAGCTCCAGCACATAAAG GCTGAGAAGACTATGGTGGAGGAGAAAAAACGGCTTGAAGATAAGGAATTAGTTGCATTGAGGAAAGTGAATGAGAAATGTAATCTAGAAATTTCAGAATTAAGACAGGAGTTGGAAGTCACAAAGGATACATATCAGAAGCGTTGTCAAGAGCTTGAAACACATGCTATGGACATTAAATCTGAGCTACAGAAGAAGACGGAGGATCTTGAGAATCTACTCGCTGATTCGAGGAAGAAGGTAAAAGAACTTGAAAAGTTTACAGAATCTAAGTTCCAAAGATGGAAGAAGAAAGAACGTGGCTACAGGAACTTTATGGATTTTCAGTCCGGATCTCTAAAG GAATTAAGAATGGGGTCTGAGTCTATTAAGCAAGAAGTAATGAAGACTCAACAGATCTATTCTGAGGAAATTAACCAGTTTG GAATAAAGATTCAGGGGCTTGTAGATGCCGCGAAAAATTATCACACAGTTCTAACAGAGAACCGGAAATTGTACAATGAAGTTCAGGATTTGAAAG GGAATATCAGAGTCTATTGTAGGATAAGGCCATTCCTAAAAGGTCAGAGTCAAAAGCAGACAACCATAGAGTATATTGGTGATAATGGCGAATTGGTTGTTACAAACCCCTCGAAAATAGTCAAAGAAAGCCACCGACTTTTCAAATTCAATAAAGTGTTTAGCCCTGCTGCAACACAAG AGGATGTGTTTGTTGACACTCAACCACTTATTCGGTCAGTGTTAGATGGATATAATGTGTGCATATTTGCATATGGTCAAACAGGCTCCGGGAAGACATATACTATG aCGGGTCCTAATGTATCATCTCCAGAGGACTGGGGGGTCAACTATCGAGCCTTAAATGATTTGTTTCATCTTTCTCAAATCAGAAGAAGCTCGTTTGACTATGAAATTGGCGTGCAGATGGTTGAGATCTATAATGAGCAAGTTCGTGATTTATTATCAAGCACCAGTGTTCAAAAAAG ACTTGGGATATGGAATTCTACCCAGCCGAATGGGTTAGCTGTCCCTGATGCTAGCATGCACCCTGTTACATCAACTGCAGATGTCCTGGAGTTAATGAATGTTGGGTTAATGAACCGTGCCGTAGGTGCCACTGCATTGAACGAAAGGAGCAGCCGGTCTCACag TGTCCTGACCGTTCACGTTCGTGGATTGGATCTTGAAACAAATGGTGTTTTGCGTGGTAACTTACATTTGGTCGATCTAGCGGGGAGTGAGCGAGTAGATCGATCTGAGGCAACCGGGGATAGATTACGAGAAGCTCAACATATTAACAAGTCTTTATCTGCTCTTGGAGATGTTATCTTTGCACTTGCACAGAAGAGTCAACATGTGCCATACCGAAATAGTAAACTTACTCAAGTTTTGCAAAGTTCTTTAG GGGGTCAAGCGAAGACTCTTATGTTTGTACAACTCAATCCAGACGTGGAATCTTTCTCTGAAACTATAAGTACCCTGAAATTTGCTGAACGTGTGTCTGGTGTTGAGTTAGGTGCAGCCCGTAGCAATAAAGAGGGGAGAGGTGTTCGAGAGCTAATGGAACAG GTGACTCATCTAAAAGATGCATTGACCAAAAAGGATGAGGAATTATCGCGGTTAAGGGTCTTAAAACCAAGTTCAAGTGGTGAGAAGGGGTCGCCCAGGAATAGCTCTTGCTCTCCAAGAAGGCTTTCGATTGGGGAATCACATAACAGAATTCAACCACGGGATAAAAACGCAGTACTTGGTCCAAAAGCAGCTTCTGATATGGATAATTGTTCAGAGTTGAGTGATAAGCAATCTGAAGCGAGTTCTCAACGGTCAACAGATGAGTTTAGACATCATAAAGATTTCTTCACCCAATCAAGCCTTGTTGCAGCAGATGGCAGTCTAGGTTTGCCTGAAAATGGCATTCAAAATcttaatgatgattttgagatCTTGGGATTAGGGGATGAGGATTCTGAAGAGAGGTTAAGTGATATATCTGATGGTGTCCTCTCTATGGGAACAGAGACCGATGGTTCACTAAGTAGCATTGTTGAGTTGACTCTTTTCCCGGAAACAAGAAAAGCACCCGTTGAGCATAAGCAGAA GCCTAGTGTACCTTCTAAAGTTCCCAGACCCCCACAAAAAGCCGCGTTTTCTTCACAAAAACTAGTGCAGACAGGTTCGTCTTCACAGAGGCAGGGACTAGCCACAACTTCACAACGAGGGCTGGCCACACCTTCTCGGCCTTCACTAACCAAGGGTGTCACGCGCACTGCATCAA CACCGAGTCTCAAAAAGTCAACCTCTGGAAGTTCTTCACTTAAATCTGGTGCACGACAGTGA
- the LOC122605950 gene encoding kinesin-like protein KIN-14J isoform X3, with translation MGKTARSLGTLTLEVANWAEKTMVEEKKRLEDKELVALRKVNEKCNLEISELRQELEVTKDTYQKRCQELETHAMDIKSELQKKTEDLENLLADSRKKVKELEKFTESKFQRWKKKERGYRNFMDFQSGSLKELRMGSESIKQEVMKTQQIYSEEINQFGIKIQGLVDAAKNYHTVLTENRKLYNEVQDLKGNIRVYCRIRPFLKGQSQKQTTIEYIGDNGELVVTNPSKIVKESHRLFKFNKVFSPAATQEDVFVDTQPLIRSVLDGYNVCIFAYGQTGSGKTYTMTGPNVSSPEDWGVNYRALNDLFHLSQIRRSSFDYEIGVQMVEIYNEQVRDLLSSTSVQKRLGIWNSTQPNGLAVPDASMHPVTSTADVLELMNVGLMNRAVGATALNERSSRSHSVLTVHVRGLDLETNGVLRGNLHLVDLAGSERVDRSEATGDRLREAQHINKSLSALGDVIFALAQKSQHVPYRNSKLTQVLQSSLGGQAKTLMFVQLNPDVESFSETISTLKFAERVSGVELGAARSNKEGRGVRELMEQVTHLKDALTKKDEELSRLRVLKPSSSGEKGSPRNSSCSPRRLSIGESHNRIQPRDKNAVLGPKAASDMDNCSELSDKQSEASSQRSTDEFRHHKDFFTQSSLVAADGSLGLPENGIQNLNDDFEILGLGDEDSEERLSDISDGVLSMGTETDGSLSSIVELTLFPETRKAPVEHKQKPSVPSKVPRPPQKAAFSSQKLVQTGSSSQRQGLATTSQRGLATPSRPSLTKGVTRTASTPSLKKSTSGSSSLKSGARQ, from the exons ATGGGCAAAACTGCCCGGAGTTTGGGGACGTTAACACTAGAGGTGGCAAACTGG GCTGAGAAGACTATGGTGGAGGAGAAAAAACGGCTTGAAGATAAGGAATTAGTTGCATTGAGGAAAGTGAATGAGAAATGTAATCTAGAAATTTCAGAATTAAGACAGGAGTTGGAAGTCACAAAGGATACATATCAGAAGCGTTGTCAAGAGCTTGAAACACATGCTATGGACATTAAATCTGAGCTACAGAAGAAGACGGAGGATCTTGAGAATCTACTCGCTGATTCGAGGAAGAAGGTAAAAGAACTTGAAAAGTTTACAGAATCTAAGTTCCAAAGATGGAAGAAGAAAGAACGTGGCTACAGGAACTTTATGGATTTTCAGTCCGGATCTCTAAAG GAATTAAGAATGGGGTCTGAGTCTATTAAGCAAGAAGTAATGAAGACTCAACAGATCTATTCTGAGGAAATTAACCAGTTTG GAATAAAGATTCAGGGGCTTGTAGATGCCGCGAAAAATTATCACACAGTTCTAACAGAGAACCGGAAATTGTACAATGAAGTTCAGGATTTGAAAG GGAATATCAGAGTCTATTGTAGGATAAGGCCATTCCTAAAAGGTCAGAGTCAAAAGCAGACAACCATAGAGTATATTGGTGATAATGGCGAATTGGTTGTTACAAACCCCTCGAAAATAGTCAAAGAAAGCCACCGACTTTTCAAATTCAATAAAGTGTTTAGCCCTGCTGCAACACAAG AGGATGTGTTTGTTGACACTCAACCACTTATTCGGTCAGTGTTAGATGGATATAATGTGTGCATATTTGCATATGGTCAAACAGGCTCCGGGAAGACATATACTATG aCGGGTCCTAATGTATCATCTCCAGAGGACTGGGGGGTCAACTATCGAGCCTTAAATGATTTGTTTCATCTTTCTCAAATCAGAAGAAGCTCGTTTGACTATGAAATTGGCGTGCAGATGGTTGAGATCTATAATGAGCAAGTTCGTGATTTATTATCAAGCACCAGTGTTCAAAAAAG ACTTGGGATATGGAATTCTACCCAGCCGAATGGGTTAGCTGTCCCTGATGCTAGCATGCACCCTGTTACATCAACTGCAGATGTCCTGGAGTTAATGAATGTTGGGTTAATGAACCGTGCCGTAGGTGCCACTGCATTGAACGAAAGGAGCAGCCGGTCTCACag TGTCCTGACCGTTCACGTTCGTGGATTGGATCTTGAAACAAATGGTGTTTTGCGTGGTAACTTACATTTGGTCGATCTAGCGGGGAGTGAGCGAGTAGATCGATCTGAGGCAACCGGGGATAGATTACGAGAAGCTCAACATATTAACAAGTCTTTATCTGCTCTTGGAGATGTTATCTTTGCACTTGCACAGAAGAGTCAACATGTGCCATACCGAAATAGTAAACTTACTCAAGTTTTGCAAAGTTCTTTAG GGGGTCAAGCGAAGACTCTTATGTTTGTACAACTCAATCCAGACGTGGAATCTTTCTCTGAAACTATAAGTACCCTGAAATTTGCTGAACGTGTGTCTGGTGTTGAGTTAGGTGCAGCCCGTAGCAATAAAGAGGGGAGAGGTGTTCGAGAGCTAATGGAACAG GTGACTCATCTAAAAGATGCATTGACCAAAAAGGATGAGGAATTATCGCGGTTAAGGGTCTTAAAACCAAGTTCAAGTGGTGAGAAGGGGTCGCCCAGGAATAGCTCTTGCTCTCCAAGAAGGCTTTCGATTGGGGAATCACATAACAGAATTCAACCACGGGATAAAAACGCAGTACTTGGTCCAAAAGCAGCTTCTGATATGGATAATTGTTCAGAGTTGAGTGATAAGCAATCTGAAGCGAGTTCTCAACGGTCAACAGATGAGTTTAGACATCATAAAGATTTCTTCACCCAATCAAGCCTTGTTGCAGCAGATGGCAGTCTAGGTTTGCCTGAAAATGGCATTCAAAATcttaatgatgattttgagatCTTGGGATTAGGGGATGAGGATTCTGAAGAGAGGTTAAGTGATATATCTGATGGTGTCCTCTCTATGGGAACAGAGACCGATGGTTCACTAAGTAGCATTGTTGAGTTGACTCTTTTCCCGGAAACAAGAAAAGCACCCGTTGAGCATAAGCAGAA GCCTAGTGTACCTTCTAAAGTTCCCAGACCCCCACAAAAAGCCGCGTTTTCTTCACAAAAACTAGTGCAGACAGGTTCGTCTTCACAGAGGCAGGGACTAGCCACAACTTCACAACGAGGGCTGGCCACACCTTCTCGGCCTTCACTAACCAAGGGTGTCACGCGCACTGCATCAA CACCGAGTCTCAAAAAGTCAACCTCTGGAAGTTCTTCACTTAAATCTGGTGCACGACAGTGA
- the LOC122584649 gene encoding uncharacterized protein LOC122584649 isoform X2 — protein sequence MESWKKEEEESTSGSNLETLDPSSMTQSEILKAVAVVERDSVAIADSFSSLFSSLRLALSEVTSRSVDHVQCFSDAAGRLQESALDSATKGNLYINSCLRLNEEMRGIDTLAMQFIAQNR from the exons ATGGAATCttggaagaaagaagaagaagaatcaaCAAGCGGCAGTAATTTGGAAACCCTAGATCCATCATCCATGACTCAATCGGAGATCCTGAAAGCAGTTGCGGTGGTCGAAAGGGATTCCGTCGCCATCGCCGATAGCTTCTCATCTTTATTCTCATCTCTCCGCCTAGCTCTCTCTGAG GTAACCAGCCGTTCCGTTGATCATGTACAATGCTTTAGTGATGCTGCTGGTCGTCTTCAGGAATCTG CATTAGATTCTGCAACAAAGGGGAATCTGTACATAAACTCGTGCCTCAG ATTGAATGAGGAAATGAGAGGCATCGACACTCTTGCTATGCAATT CATTGCGCAAAACCGTTGA
- the LOC122584649 gene encoding uncharacterized protein LOC122584649 isoform X1, with protein sequence MESWKKEEEESTSGSNLETLDPSSMTQSEILKAVAVVERDSVAIADSFSSLFSSLRLALSEVTSRSVDHVQCFSDAAGRLQESALDSATKGNLYINSCLRLNEEMRGIDTLAMQLKALRKTVDALDTAVNSLVRLP encoded by the exons ATGGAATCttggaagaaagaagaagaagaatcaaCAAGCGGCAGTAATTTGGAAACCCTAGATCCATCATCCATGACTCAATCGGAGATCCTGAAAGCAGTTGCGGTGGTCGAAAGGGATTCCGTCGCCATCGCCGATAGCTTCTCATCTTTATTCTCATCTCTCCGCCTAGCTCTCTCTGAG GTAACCAGCCGTTCCGTTGATCATGTACAATGCTTTAGTGATGCTGCTGGTCGTCTTCAGGAATCTG CATTAGATTCTGCAACAAAGGGGAATCTGTACATAAACTCGTGCCTCAG ATTGAATGAGGAAATGAGAGGCATCGACACTCTTGCTATGCAATT AAAAGCATTGCGCAAAACCGTTGATGCTTTGGATACTGCCGTGAATAGCCTTGTTCGTCTTCCTTGA
- the LOC122604360 gene encoding GMP synthase [glutamine-hydrolyzing]-like — MDPKSTPVLILDYGSQYTHLITRRIRSLSIFTLCISGTSSLKSITDLAPSVIILSGGPHSVHAPHAPSFPDGFLEYVDKNGIFVLGICYGLQLIVQKLGGLVGVGEKQEYGKMVIEVVKDFGGLFHGKNVGDKQVVWMSHGDEAVKLPAGFEVVAKSEQGGIAAVANPERRFYGLQYHPEVTHSQEGMELLRHFLVDICGVPTNWKMETLMEDEIEVIKSMVGPDDHVICALSGGVDSTVAATLVHKAIGDRLHCIFVDNGLLRYKEQERVMGTFERDLHLPVTCVDASVQFLGELKGVTDPEKKRKIIGKEFISIFDAFAHDLEKKLGTKPTYLVQGTLYPDVIESCPPPGSGRTHSHTIKSHHNVGGLPKDMKLKLIEPLKLLFKDEVRELGRILDVPVGFLKRHPFPGPGLAVRIPGDVTQGNALDILRQVDEIYIQAIKDAGIYDEIWQAFAVFLPIKTTGVQGDQRTHSNAVALRAVTSKDGMTADWYYFEHKFLDDVSRKICNSVRGVNRVCLDITSKPPSTIEWE, encoded by the exons atggaTCCCAAATCAACCCCAGTGCTAATCCTTGATTATGGATCCCAATACACACACTTAATCACGCGCAGAATCCGATCTTTATCAATCTTTACACTCTGCATTTCAGGCACATCTTCCCTCAAATCAATCACTGACTTAGCCCCATCTGTAATCATCCTTTCTGGTGGCCCTCATTCAGTCCACGCGCCTCACGCGCCTTCTTTTCCTGATGGGTTTCTTGAATATGTTGATAAAAATGGCATCTTTGTGCTGGGTATATGTTATGGGCTGCAGTTGATTGTGCAGAAGTTGGGTGGGCTAGTTGGTGTTGGTGAGAAACAAGAGTATGGAAAGATGGTTATTGAAGTTGTCAAAGATTTTGGTGGGTTGTTTCATGGGAAGAATGTTGGGGATAAGCAGGTTGTTTGGATGAGCCATGGCGATGAAGCGGTTAAGTTGCCGGCTGGGTTCGAAGTCGTGGCGAAAAGCGAACAGGGTGGGATTGCAGCTGTGGCGAATCCGGAGAGACGGTTTTATGGGCTGCAGTATCATCCTGAG gTGACACATTCACAGGAGGGAATGGAATTGTTGCGCCATTTTCTTGTTGATATTTGCGGTGTCCCCACTAATTGGAAGATGGAAACTCTAATGGAGGATGAAATAGAAGTGATCAAAAGTATGGTTGGCCCTGATGATCATGTTATATGTGCATTATCTGGAGGTGTAGACTCAACTGTTGCAGCCACTCTAGTTCACAAGGCCATTGGCGATAGGCTGCATTGTATTTTTGTCGACAATGGGTTGTTACG ATACAAGGAGCAAGAACGCGTAATGGGAACCTTCGAAAGAGATCTTCATCTGCCTGTTACTTGTGTTGATGCCTCGGTGCAATTTCTTGGGGAATTGAAAGGTGTTACAGATCCCGAGAAGAAGAGGAAAATAATTGGGAAGGAGtttatatcaatttttgatGCATTTGCTCATGATTTAGAGAAAAAGTTGGGAACGAAACCTACTTATCTGGTTCAAGGAACTCTGTATCCAGATGTAATTGAATCTTGCCCACCACCCGGAAGTGGAAGGACCCACTCTCACACAATCAAGAGCCATCATAATGTTGGCGGACTTCCTAAAGATATGAAGTTGAAGCTCATTGAACCACTCAAGCTTCTATTCAAAGATGAG GTTCGTGAACTTGGGAGGATTTTGGATGTTCCTGTAGGGTTCTTGAAGCGGCATCCGTTTCCTGGGCCAGGACTTGCCGTGAGAATTCCAGGTGATGTCACCCAAGGAAATGCATTGGATATCCTCCGCCAG GTAGATGAGATATATATTCAAGCAATTAAGGATGCTGGGATTTATGATGAAATATGGCAGGCTTTTGCTGTGTTTTTACCCATAAAAACTACTGGTGTTCAAGGTGATCAGAGGACTCATTCTAATGCCGTTGCACTTAGAGCTGTCACAAGTAAAGACGGCATGACTGCTGACTG GTACTATTTTGAGCACAAGTTTCTGGACGACGTATCAAGAAAAATCTGCAATAGTGTTCGTGGGGTGAACCGAGTTTGTCTAGACATTACATCCAAACCTCCATCTACTATCGAATGGGAATGA